Sequence from the Candidatus Hepatoplasma crinochetorum Av genome:
GAAAAAAAAGCATTATGAAAAAAACAATTTGGTACTAAATTTACAGGATATGATGTATTTGGCAGATTTGTAAGTCAATGTTGCTCAGATACTAAATGTTGTTCTGCTTCAACTCTTGTTCTTCCTGAAATTTATGGAGGTAAAGTTAGTATTGAAAATGGAATTATTTTACACCCCCTTTCAATTAAAGAAAAAGGTGATAAATTATATGGAATTGCAAATAAAAAATTTTTTCGAATTAAAAAAAATAAAGATGGAACAGCAACAATACTTGTAAAAAATAAAAAAGAAGAATAAATCTTCTTTTTTTATTTAAATATTGAATTTACTATATCTAAATTATCTTATTTATCTTTTTCTTTTAAATAATGAATTTAAAATAAATAAGAATTTTAATCTTTTGTCTTTAATTTATAAAAGATTAAAATGAAAATAAGTTTTATTTCCGCAAAAAAACAATCTGAAAATAATTGAATAAAAAATGAATTAAGTAATGTAAATAGTAAATTAATTAATCTTGATAATAAAGTAAATACCCTTGACAATAAAGTAAATGCACTCGATAATAAAGTTAATTCTTTAGAGAATAAAATTGAAACAAAGTTTACATTAATTGATCATGATTTAAATGAAATTAAAATAATTTTAAAAAGCTTGCAAAAAAACAGAAATTAATTTCTGTTTTTTTATATATTAAATCTAAAATGAACTATATCTCCATCTTTTAATTTATAATCTTTTCCTTCTAATTTTATGAGACCTTTTTCTTTTAAAATCTCCTCTGATTTATATTTAATAATTTGATCATAAGAAAATATTTCTGCTTTTATAAATCCTTTTTTAAAATCAGTATGAATTATTCCTGCCCCTTCTGGTGCTTTGATTCCTAATTTAAATTTTCAAAGATGAATTTCTTCTGGTCCACAAGTAAAAAATGTTCCTAGATTTAGCAATTTAAATGCTTCTTTTAAAATTATATTAATTCCTTTTTCATTTAATTTATATTCATTAAGGAATTGTTTTTTTTCTTCGATTGAATTTATTTTTGTAATTTCATCTTCAATCTTAGCTGAAATTACAATTGAATTTAAGTTATTTTTATTAATATAATCATTATATTTTTGAAAAAGAGAATCTTCTTGATAATTAATTAATTTATCTTCATTTATATTAGCCAGATAAATTACTTTTTTATTAGTAAGAAAATTAAATTGCTTAATAAAATCATTTTCTTCTATGTTAAACTTAAGATCTTTAATTTCTTGTTCTTTTTCTAATTCTTCTTTTATTTTTTTCATTAAAAGAAGTTTATCAAGATCCTTTCGTTCTCCTTCAATTTTTTTCTTATTTTTAGTAATTCATTTTTCTACTTGTTCTAAATCACTAAGAATAAGTTCTAATTTGATAGTATTTATATCCCTTATTGGATCTATCTTACTATCTACATGAATAGTATTATCATCATGAAATAATCTTACTAAATGTAAAATAAGATCAACTTCTCTTATATTTGCAAGAAATTTATTTCCCAATCCTTCTCCTTTACTTGCATTTTTTACAAGACCAGCAATATCATAAAAATAAACTTGTGTAAAAATTATTTTTTTGGAATCATAAATATCTTTTAATTTATAAGCTCTTTCATCTTCTACATTTAAAATTGCAACATTAGGTTCTATTGTTGCAAATGGATAATTTGCTGCTTCTACATTTGAATTTGTAATTGCATTAAAAAAAGTTGATTTTCCAACATTAGGTAATCCTACTATTCCAATTTTGATAGCCATTTCTTTTCTCCCAAATAATTATTATTAATATTTAAAATATTAAATATTATAGTTTTATTGTAAATAAATAATATTTAAAATAAGAATTTTAAATAATTAATAATAAATTAGTATAAGGAAATAAAAATGAAAATAAATTTCTTTACTACAAAAAACAGTTGAATTAAAAATGAAATACTAAATGTAAAAAGTGAAATAAATAATATAAATAATAGATTAAATAATTTAGAAAATAAAATAGAAACAAAATTTATAATATT
This genomic interval carries:
- the ychF gene encoding redox-regulated ATPase YchF, producing the protein MAIKIGIVGLPNVGKSTFFNAITNSNVEAANYPFATIEPNVAILNVEDERAYKLKDIYDSKKIIFTQVYFYDIAGLVKNASKGEGLGNKFLANIREVDLILHLVRLFHDDNTIHVDSKIDPIRDINTIKLELILSDLEQVEKWITKNKKKIEGERKDLDKLLLMKKIKEELEKEQEIKDLKFNIEENDFIKQFNFLTNKKVIYLANINEDKLINYQEDSLFQKYNDYINKNNLNSIVISAKIEDEITKINSIEEKKQFLNEYKLNEKGINIILKEAFKLLNLGTFFTCGPEEIHLWKFKLGIKAPEGAGIIHTDFKKGFIKAEIFSYDQIIKYKSEEILKEKGLIKLEGKDYKLKDGDIVHFRFNI